CCGCTAATTTAAATAAATTGCGCGGAGATGACATGGCAATGATTTTCCAAGACCCACTGACAGCATTAAATCCGCTAATGGAAATTGGCGAACAGATTGGAGAAGCATTGCTTTTGCATAATCCAAGAATGTCACAGAAACAACGTAAAATAAGAGTTATAGAATTATTAAATTTAGTAGGAATTCCACGTTCGGAATATGTATATGAGCAATTCCCCCATGAATTATCCGGAGGAATGCGGCAGCGGGTTGTTATAGCGATTGCCATTTCGAATAAACCAGAATTACTAATTGCCGATGAGCCGACTACAGCACTTGATGTAACGATTCAAGCCCAAATTCTGGATTTAATTCGCAAATTAAAAGAAGAAATGCATGCTGGGATTATTTTAATTACACATGATCTCGGTGTTGTTGCAGAAATGGCCGATCGGGTGGCTGTTATGTATGCAGGACAAATTGTTGAAATTGCTGAAGTACATACATTGTTTGAAAATCCATTACATCCTTATACAAAATCATTACTGAATTCAGTACCAACGGAAGGACAAGACAAGCTTCATGTGATTCAAGGGATTGTCCCGTCGTTAAAAAATTTACCGCGTGAAGGGTGCCGTTTTGCAGCAAGAATACCTTGGATTGATGCCTCTGCCCATGAAGAAAAACCTGTACTGCATGAGGTTGAACCAGGACATTTTGTAAGGTGCACATGTCATGCGCATTTTTACTTCTCTGATGAAAGTAAGGAGGATGAGAAGAATGGGGTTTCTTGAGGTTAACGATTTAAAGGTATATTTTCCTATTAAAGGTGGAATTTTCAATCGTACCATTGGCCATATAAAAGCGGTTGATGGCGTTTCATTTTCGCTGGAGCAAGGTAAAACATATGGTCTTGTAGGGGAATCGGGTTCAGGAAAATCAACAACTGGACGAGCGATCATCGGGTTAGAACATGTAACTTCTGGTCAAATATTATTTGAAGGCAAAGATATTACATCCATGAAAAGCAAAACAAAGGATTTGCGAAGAGATATTCAAATGATTTTCCAAGATCCTTATTCGTCTTTGAATCCCAAAAAGCGTGTCCTTGATATTATTGCAGAGCCTTTGCGTAATTTCGAAAACCTATCTAAACAGGAAGAGAAAAAGCAAGTACAGGACTTGCTTGAGCTTGTTGGATTAAGTCCAGAGAGTATATTGAAATATCCGCATCAATTCTCTGGTGGCCAAAGACAACGGATTGGAGTTGCAAGGGCATTAGCTTTAAAACCAAAATTGATCATTGCTGATGAGCCTGTATCAGCATTGGATGTTTCTGTTCAAGCCCAGGTACTCAATTTTATGCGGGAAATTCAAGACCAGCTTAACTTGACATATTTGCTGATTAGTCATGATTTAGGAATCATTAAACATATGTGTGATCATATTGGCATTATGTATAAAGGACGGTATGTGGAAGAAGGGACAAACGATGAAATCTTTACCAACCCTCATCATATTTATTCAAAACGTCTCGTTGCTGCAATTCCAGATATAAATCCGAGAATGCGGGAAAAGCAATATCAATATCGTCAGGAAGTACAAAAAGAATATAACCAATCCTATAATGATTATTTTGATCAAGAAGGGCTAGCATACAGCTTGCAATCGATATCTGACACCCATAAAGTTGCTTTGCCAAAGAGAGGTTGATTCTATGTGGAAGTTTATTGTTAGACGACTATTTGTAACATTCCCTCAAATTGTTATTTTAAGTGTCATTATTTTTATTTTAGCACAAATGATGCCTGGTGACGCTCTTACTGGCTTGATAGATCCAAATATCGATCCAGTAGCAATAGAAGAGCAGCGCGAGCGATTAGGGCTTAACGATCCATGGTATGTTCAGTACACCGACTGGGTTAAAGGAGTCGTACAAGGGGACTTTGGACAATCATTCCGATATAAGATGCCTGTATCTGAACTGATTGAACAACGGATGATCAACACATTCTGGCTGTCTCTACTTACATTGATTTTTACATATGCAATGGCGATTCCGTTGGGTATTATAAGTGGACGCTGGAACGATACCTGGCTGGATCGTGCGATTACAGGCTATACCTATATCGGATTTGCAGCTCCGCTCTTTATTACTGCCTTATTGATGGTTTGGGTGTTCGGTTTTCATTTTGGCTGGTTTCCGACAGGCGGAAGTGTTGCACCTGGATTAACTCCAGGTACATTTGAGTATTTTTTAAGTAAGTTACAACATTTATTGCTGCCTGCATTTTCAATGGCGGTCATTACGACAGTTTCCACTGTTCAATATTTACGAAGTGAAATAATTGATACGAAACAGAAAGACTTTATTGTAACTGCGAGAGCTAAGGGTGCTCCTGAATCAAGGGTATATAATCGCCATATTTTCAGGAATTCGTTATTGCCGATTGCTGCATTTTTTGGGTATGAAATTTCAGGGTTAATCGGAGGATCTGTATTTGTTGAAAGTATATTTTCTTTTCCAGGAATGGGGAAATTATTCCTTGATTCGGTACTTTTACGAGATTACAGTGTCGTAACTTCAGTTGTATTAATTTTTGGTATTGCCGCCATATTAGGTGCTTTACTTTCTGATATTATTCTAAGTATCGTTGATCCGAGGATACGTATTAAGTAGAATCCGAGAGACACTGAGGTGATTTAAAATGGAAATGAATAAGGTTAACGCAGACGTTCAGGCGTCTGATCAGGTTAGAAGTCCCTCTGGCTTTTCAATATTATGGAGGGAAATTGTTAAAGATAAAGTTGCGTTAATATCATTAATCCTGTTGGTGCTTACCTGTATATTTGTCTATGGTATTTCATTGTTTTTGAATCAGTCAGAAATTGTAAAGGTTGATTTATTTGCAATACATGAACCTCCAAATGAGCAATTTTTATTAGGTACAGATTATGGCGGGCGTGATGTCTTTGGTCAATTACTTATTGGAACGAGAAACTCATTATCTATCGGTATATTAGTTACCTTAATATCAGGAACAATTGGGATTTTACTAGGATTGGTTTCAGGTTACTTTGGTGGTCATATTGATAATGCGGCAATGCGGTTAGTAGACTTTTTTATGGTTTTGCCTACATTAATGATTGTTATTGTTTTTGTAACCATTGTGTCTGATTATAGTATTTGGTCTTTTTCACTCATCATGTCGTCCTTTTTGTGGATGGGAATCGCTAGACTTATCCGGTCGAAAGCACTGCAGGAAAGAGAACTGGATTATGTTCACGCTTCTAAAACATTAGGATCTTCTAATTTTAAAATTATGTTTACACAAGTCTTGCCAAACTTAAGTTCCATCATTATCGTTACAATGACATTAAATTTAGCAGCAAATATTGGAATTGAGTCTGGGCTTTCATTCTTAGGATTTGGTTTTCCCGAAAGCACACCCAGTCTAGGCACACTTATTAGTTATGCCAGAAACCCTCAAACACTTGAATTCAGATGGTGGATTTGGCTGCCAGCTGCAATACTTATTTTGATATTGATGCTTGCTATAAATAATGTCGGTCAGGCATTAAAGCGTGCTACTGACGCTAGACAGCGAAGAGGCTAATAATAATTGTATTTGGATACCTACATTAATGCGTTTTATTCGTATTAATGTTAGATATATAATTTCAGTTTTTTACTGAAATAAAGAAAAAAGCTTTTTAAAAAAGGGGAGGTTAGAGTTATGGGTAGGTCAAATCTTATGAAGGCGTTATTAGCGCTGATGCTGGTTCTTTTAGTTGCGTTAGCTGCTTGTAGCGGGGACTCTGATGATGGACAAAGTGAGGGAACTGATAGTGGCTCTGATTCAGAAGGTTCAGCAGAGACTGAAGGGGGAGGAGAAGGTGAACTCTACTCAATTGAAGACTTCAGCAAAATTAAGACAAATGAAGGGGAAGCAATTGAAGGAGGGACACTTAATTTCGGTTTAGTTACTGACACTGCTTTTGAAGGTACACTAAATTGGAATTTTTACTCGGGAGATCCTGATGCTCAAATCTTAGAATGGTTTGATGAGGCTTTATTAACTTGGGATGAAAACTATGTATATACAAATGATGGTGCGGCAACGTATGAAATCAGTGAGGATGGGCATGTTTTCACATTCACGATAGGTGATAATGTAAACTGGCATGATGGCGAGCCTGTCACTGCTGAGGATTGGTTGTTTGCACATGAAGTAATAGGACATCCAGATTATGATGGTCCACGATATGGTTCAGATTTTACTAATATTGAGGGAATGGAAGAGTACCATGCTGGTGAAGCAGATACGATTTCAGGTATTAAAGTCATTGACGATAAAACATTGGAGATCACCTATATCCAAGCAACACCTTCATTAGTAACTGGCAGCATCTGGACATATCCGTTAGCGAAGCATATTTTCGGTGATATGGAAGTTGCGGAAATGTCTGCATCTAAAGAAGTACGTGAAAATCCAATAGGATTTGGACCATTTAAAGTAGAAAGCATTGTACCTGGTGAATCCGTAACGATGGTTAAGAATGAAGATTACTGGAGAGGTGAGCCAAATCTGGATGGTGTTACGGTAAAAGTAATTAATCCAAATGTAATTGTTCAGGAGCTTGAATCTGGCGGTGTTGATACAGTTAGCTCATTCCCGGTGGATCAATTCCCAGACAATGCAGAAATGTCTAATGTGGAATATTTAGGGATGATTGACCGTTCGTATTCGTATATCGGATTTAAATTAGGTACGTGGGATAAAGAAAAAGGTCAAGTTGTAACAGATCCTGATGCCAAAATGGCTGATGTTAATTTACGTAAAGCGATGTGGCATGCAGTAGATAACACTACTGTAGGCGAACGATTCTATAATGGTCTGCGTTGGAATGCAACAACACTTATTCCGCCGTCACATCCAGAATTCCATGATGAATCAAACCCAGGTGTACCATATGATCCAGAAAAAGCAAAACAACTTTTGGATGAGGCTGGTTATGTAGACGTAAACGGTGATAACTTGCGTGAGACACCTGATGGGGAAGAGCTTGTTATTAATTTTGCATCGATGTCAGGTGATGAAGTTGCAGAACCATTAGCACAATATTACATTCAGGCTTGGGAACAAGTTGGATTAAAAGTACAGCTTTTAGATGGTCGTTTACAAGAATTTAATTCATTTTATGACCGTATCGGTCAAAATGGAGATGATGATCCAGAGGTTGACGTTTATGCAGCAGCTTGGGGCGTTGGAATCGATGTAGATCCTAGGGGATTATATGGTCGAGATGCGATCTTCAACTTCTCACGTTATTCAAGTGATAAAAATGATGAATTAATGTCTGCTGGTGTTTCGGAGGATGCATTTGAACTAGAGAATCGTCAAAAAGTATATAATGAGTGGCAGCAATTCATGATTGATGAAGTTCCTGTGTTCCCGACTGTTTACCGTTCAGCACTTGTACCTGTAAATAATCGAGTTCATAATTACTATATCGGTGATGGAACAAACATGTATCGTTATGATATTGCAGTTACGCAAGAAAAACCAATTGTAGCTGAATAAGAATTTTAAGAAGACTCATCTTGTGGTGAGTCTTCTTTTCTCGGTCGTAATCTGGATGGCTAAAGCATGCATAAATCTATTAATCTGGCTACAAAAGTTTGCAAATTGAATATTTATAAAAGTGTTCTCCTAATTTTGCCTGACAAGTCGAATAAGCTATAATGATGAATAGAGAAATAATCAAGGAGGGGTTTAAATGAGGCTAACGGAACAAGAGCAAATGAAAAAAGCAGTAGGGGAAAAGGCAGCAGAATTTGTAAAAGATGGCATGAATGTAGGTCTTGGTTCTGGTTCGACTGTGTATTGGATGGTACGAAAGCTTGGAGAACTGGTGAAATCCGGTTTATCTATTGAAGGAATTCCGTCTTCCAAACAGACTGCAACATGGGCAAATGAATTCGGCGTTCCACTCACAGACTTTCGAGAAGTGAGGGAGCTGGATTTGACGATTGATGGTGCGGATGAAGTAGACGAAAATCATCAACTTATCAAAGGTGGCGGTGCTGCATTATTTCGGGAAAAAATAATAGCGCAGGCTGCTAAGGAATTAATTATTATTGTTGATGAATCAAAGATGGTTGCACATTTGGGAGAATACCCATTGCCAATCGAAGTGCTCCCATTTGCATGGGAACGAACAGCAAATGAAATTTCAAAACTTGGCTGTGTACCTAAGCTTCGTATGGCTGAAGATGAAATATTAGTTACTGATAACGGAAATTACATATTGGATTGTCCGTTTAAAAAGATACAGGATCCAGACCAATTAAATAATCAATTGAAGCAAATTGTAGGCGTAATAGAAACTGGCTTATTTATCGATATGACGACTAAAGTAATTATAGGGAATAAAGAAACCGTTACTGTTGTAGAATAATGCATGTGAAGAAACACCCGAGGATTAAATTCTTTGGGTGTTTTTTATTATGCATTAACTCGGCATTAAGTTTAACTTAATCCATGATAGGGACTATTTGAAGCTTCATTATCATTATAAATAACTTTTTCGCATACGATGAGAAGTAAACTTAAAAAAGTAAATGGAAAGGGTGGCATCATTTGTGTGGAATAACCGGCTTTGTTGACTGGAAGAGGCATGCGCACACACGGCAGGCAGTTTTGGAAAAAATGACAGCTGCATTATCATTGCGAGGCCCCGATGAAACAAATTATTGGACCTTTAAACATACTGGTTTTGGACATAAGCGGCTGTCGGTTGTTGATTTAGAAGGCGGGAAACAGCCAATGAGTAAAATAAAGAATGGTTTTGTTTATACGATTGTTTATAATGGAGAGCTGTATAATACGGAGGAATTACGTCAGACACTTCTTAAAAAAGGCTATGTATTCCAGACAGCATCCGATACGGAGGTATTGCTGACGGCTTACTTGGAATGGAAGGAAGACTGTGTCCATTATCTCAATGGCATCTATGCATTCGGTGTATGGGATGAAAAAAAGGAACAGCTTTTTATGTCCAGGGACCGTTTGGGCGTAAAACCATTGTTTTTTTGTGAAAAGCAGGAACAATTCATTTTTGGTTCTGAATTGAAAGCAATTCTGGCTCATGATGCTGTTGAATCAGTAATTGATCGCGAAGGAATTTCGGAAATATTTGGACTTGGTCCATCAAGAACGCCGGGTCACGGATTATTTAAAGGAATACATGAACTTCGTGCGGCGCATTCGCTGATTTTTTCAAAAAATGGGTTGAAGATATGGCGTTATTGGAACATGGTTAGCAAACCACATATTGATTCACTTGAAATTACAGCAGAAAAAGTAAGGGAGTTAGTTGTTGATGCAGTGCAGCGACAGCTTGTTGCAGATGTTCCTGTATCCACCTTCTTATCTGGTGGATTAGACTCCAGTGCAATTACAGCAATTGCTGCAGATTATTTTAAAGAAACAGGAAAGGGAACATTAACAACTTTTTCAGTAGATTATGAAGGAAATGATAAGCATTTCCAATCGAGTTCCTTCCAGCCCTCGAGTGATAAGCCATGGATAGATCGAATGGTTAATGAATTCTCGACAGATCACCACGATGAAATTATCTCTGGACGTGAGCTTGCAGCTTTACTGAAGGAAGCGGTAGACGTTCGAGATCAACCAGGGCAAGCAGATATTGATTCTTCCTTACTCTGGTTTTGTCGCCGGATCAAAGAAAAAACAACTGTAGCGTTATCGGGTGAATGTGCAGATGAAATCTTTGGCGGCTATCCGTGGTTCCATGATCTGTCAACCGCTGAAAATGGCTTTCCTTGGATGCGTTCCTTAGATGCACGAATCGATTTGCTCCATCCGGAATGGCAAAAAAAATTAGACTTAAAAAGCTATGTCCAGTCTCGCTATCAGGAAACCATTTTGGAAACGCCAGTATTGGATGGTGAAGCACCTGAGGATGCAATGCGCAGGGCACTTTTTTATTTGAATATGCAGTGGTTTATGGCGCAGCTGCTGGATCGGAAGGACCGCATGAGTATGGGAGCCAGCTTGGAAGTGCGTGTACCTTATGCAGATCATCGGATTGTGGAATATGTCTGGAATATACCGTGGAAAATGAAAAATCTCGACGGACGTGAAAAAGGAATTTTACGTAAGGCGCTAGAAGGCATTGTCCCGGATGATGTGTTATATCGGAAAAAGAGTCCATATCCAAGAACCTTTCAGCCAGAATATACAAAGCAAGTTGTGACATGGATGGAGACAATTTTAGCAGATCGAAATGCTCGATTATTTGAGTTTATGAAACGTGAAAAGGTGGAGGCAATTGTCAAAAGTGAAGGAAAGGAATTCAAGGATCCATGGTATGGTCAGCTGATGCGAGGCCCACAGCTAATTGCACACCTTTGCCAAATTGATTATTGGCTGAGAAAATACGATATCAAAATAAAAGTATGATAGAAAGGTTCTCTTAAAAGGATTGGCTCCCTTTTAAGAGAACCTTTTATGATGTAACTCTTTGAAAATTACGATATAATAATGCTAGTCCAAAAAGGAGGAGGGGAATACATATGAACTATTATGCTGCATTATCACCAATGAAGGATGCTGAGAAAAGTCAGCAATACCGTCAAGATCATTTAGATTATCTAGGCAAGTTAGCTGAACAGGGGAAAGTTTTTGCGAAAGGCCGTTTTACAGATGGAACCGGCGGATTAGTCATTTACATTGCTGAGGGCTTCGAGGAAGTTGAAGAAATTGTAAAAAATGATCCATATGTTGTGCAAGGAGCAAGAGGATATGAGATACATGAATGGACGATGACAACGGATGCTGTATTACCTGAAAAATAGATTAGTTGTTAAAGTCAGGGCTCTTTACTAAGGAGGGACCTGACTTTTTTCTATTATATATTTAAAATTTCTACCGCATTTTGAACACGTGCTTCTGTTGGCGGTTCGATACCCTCAAGCGGGTATTCTAATCCGAGTGCATCCCACTTATACACGCCCATTTTATGATATGGCAGCACCTCGATTTTCTCGACATTATTTAATGTATGAATGAAATCAGATAATTGCTTTAAGTCCTCGTCATTATCGCTATGCCCTGGAACAAGTACATGGCGGATCCAGACAGGAATTTCTTTTTTATCTAAATAGCGAGCAAGTGTGAGAATATGGTCATTTGACATACCAGTCAGAATCCTGTGTTTAATTGGATCGATTTGCTTTATGTCCATAAGCATAAGTTCAGTTAGTTCTAACAGCTCATCAAGCTGTTTCAAAAAGACAGGGGATTTTGAAAAGCAGCCACCAGCTGTATCAATCGCAGTATGGATGCCTAAAGCTCTTAGTTCTCGAAAAAGTGCTATTAGAAACTTAACGTGCAGCAGTGGTTCGCCGCCACTTACGGTAACTCCCCCGCCGGATGCTTGAAAAAAGGGGAGATAGTCTTTGATATCAGTGACGAGCTCATTCACCGTCATCTCCTTGCCATCACCCATTTTCCATGTATCTGGATTATGACAAAACTGGCAACGGAGCGGGCAGCCTTGCATAAAAATGATATAACGCAGACCTGGACCATCAACGGTTCCGCATGTTTCGATAGAATGAATTCGACCTTTCACCTGAAAAACCTCCCCATAAATAAATTATATATAATAGGGTGCTCCCCCTTGGAGGAGGAGCGACTACCCAGTTATTGAATAATTTTAACTTCGCTCATGGTTGGCTTACATTCCTTGATGGAATGTTCGATTGATAACATCCAATTGTTGTTCCCGAGTTAGTTTAATAAAGTTTACTGCATATCCAGATACACGAATTGTTAGCTGTGGATATTGTTCTGGATGCTCCATTGCATCAAGCAATGTTTCACGATCAAACACATTGACGTTTAAATGATGCCCGCCTTTTATTGTATAGCCGTCAAGCATTCCTGACAGATTTTTGATTCGTGTCATAGCTTCTTTTCCGAGTGCTTTTGGTACGATAGAAAAGGTGTTGCTTATTCCGTCTAATGCGTGCTTGTACGGTAATTTTGCAACCGAGCTAAGAGATGCTAATGCCCCTTTTTCATCGCGGCCATGCAATGGGTTCGCGCCAGGCGCAAATGGTTCCCCAGCTTTTCGGCCATCTGGTGTATTTCCAGTTTTCTTCCCATAAACAACATTAGAGGTAATCGTTAAAACAGAAAGTGTTGGAACTGAATTTCGATAGGTTTGGTGTTTTTTAATCTTATTCATGAAGGCTGTGACAAGTTCGACTGCGATGGCATCAACGCGGTCATCATTGTTCCCGTATTTCGGGAAATTCCCTTCAATTTTGTAATCGACAGCATAGCCGGCTTCATTACGGATAACTTTTACATTTGCATGCTTAATGGCACTTAATGAATCTGCTGCAACCGATAAGCCTGCAATCCCCGTTGCCATTGTCCGGAGAATGTTTCTATCATGCAATGCCATTTCAATTCGTTCATAGCTATATTTATCATGCATGTAATGAATTACATTGAGTGTATTTATATATAGTCCGGCAAGCCATTCCAGCATCTGGTCGTATTTTTCCATTACTTCCTCGTAGTGGAGATATTCAGAAGTAATTGGTTCGTATTTCGGTCCTACTTGTGCGAAGGATTGTTCATCTACTCCTCCATTAATGGCATATAGCAAAGCTTTGGCCAGATTAGCCCGTGCACCGAAAAACTGCATTTGCTTTCCAATTTCCATTGCAGAAACACAGCAAGCGATCCCGTAATCATCTCCAAATTGCTCCCGCATTAAATCGTCATTTTCATATTGAATTGAACTTGTTTTAATAGACATATGTGCACAGTATTCCTTAAACGGCCGCGGTAATTGATCAGACCATAAAACCGTTAAGTTTGGTTCTGGTGCAGGTCCCAGATTGTCTAATGAGTGTAAAAATCGGAATGAGTTTTTTGTCACAAGCGGTGTACCATCTTTGGCGATACCACCAATTGATTCTGTTACCCAAGTTGGATCCCCGCTGAATAATTCATTGTAATCTGGAGTTCTTGCAAATTTTACAAGCCTTAGTTTCATTACAAAATGGTCGACTAGCTCCTGGGCAGCTTCTTCTGTAATGACTCCATTTTGCAGATCACGTTCAATATAAATATCTAAGAAGGTAGAAACTCTGCCGAGACTCATCGCAGCACCGTTTTGTTCTTTAATGGCTGCTAGATAACCAAAATATAACCATTGAAATGCTTCCATTGCATTTGTAGCGGGATTTGAAATATCAAATCCATAATCTGAACCAAGCTGTTTTAACTCTTGTAAGGCACGAATTTGTTCAGTAAGCTCTTCGCGGTCACGAATGATTTTCTCGGACATAATACCATTTGCTCCCGTTGCTGCATGTTCCTCTTGCTTATCAGCGATTAACTTGTCAACACCATATAAAGCAACTCGTCGATAATCACCAATGATCCGACCACGTCCATATGCATCAGGCAGACCTGTAATAATTCCAGCTTTTCTTGCTGCCCGCATTTCTGGTGTGTACGCATCAAAAACACCCTGGTTATGTGTTTTGCGGTAGTTGGTGAATATATGTTTAACTTCTTCATCCAACTCATATCCATATGATTCCAGAGCATCTTCAGCCATTCTGATACCACCAAATGGTTGAAGAGAGCGCTTAAACGGTTGGTCTGTCTGGACACCAACAATTTTTTCAATGCCTTTATTTAAATAGCCAGCTCCATGTGAGGTAATGGTTGATACAATTGAAGTATCCATATCCAAAACGCCACCATTTTCTCGTTCTTGCTTTGTTAAATCCATCACTTGTTCCCATAAAACTGTCGTGTTCTTCGTCGGTTCTGCTAAAAAGCCTTCATCACCAGTATAGACAGTAATGTTTTGCATAATAAAGTCGCGAACATTAATTTCTTCTTGCCATTTTCCACTTTTAAAATCCATTTTGTTTTGAGCAGTTACAACCATAATAACCCTCCTAAAAAAGAATTGTGAAATATTGAGCATTCTTTATATGTTTATCATATCACATATTTTTAGATGAAGTTATTTAAAATGTTAAAGAAGTGTGTCAGAATTGTAACTATATCATGTCGATGAAGAAGGAATGAAATATTTAAAAATATGTTCAATTCACGTATAATGGTATAAATGATTTGAACGTCATATTAAAGGAAATCATAAAAGGAAGAATGCCATAATGGGAAGAAAGATTGTTGATTTGGTAAGACATAGAGGAGATGAGCTACCAATCAAAGGAAAGATAAGTTCATGCAGTAAGTTATGAAGGCTATGAGCTTCTTGGCGCAATGAGTGATTTTGATTACCTAAGTAAGCGAAAGGAAGTTCAGCATTAAAAGAGCATCGCCATTTGGTACCTATTTTTTCATTCACGGGCCTGCTTGAAAGTTCATCGCTGCATAGGCTGGCAGCATACTAAAAATAGAAAAAGGTTTGTGACATATGAGAACACACTGGAATTTGTTTATTGCTTTTTTTCGGGTTGGTATACTTGGGTTCGGGGGAGGACCTGCTTCGATTCCCCTTATTCAA
This region of Oceanobacillus sp. FSL K6-2867 genomic DNA includes:
- a CDS encoding ATP-binding cassette domain-containing protein, translating into MGFLEVNDLKVYFPIKGGIFNRTIGHIKAVDGVSFSLEQGKTYGLVGESGSGKSTTGRAIIGLEHVTSGQILFEGKDITSMKSKTKDLRRDIQMIFQDPYSSLNPKKRVLDIIAEPLRNFENLSKQEEKKQVQDLLELVGLSPESILKYPHQFSGGQRQRIGVARALALKPKLIIADEPVSALDVSVQAQVLNFMREIQDQLNLTYLLISHDLGIIKHMCDHIGIMYKGRYVEEGTNDEIFTNPHHIYSKRLVAAIPDINPRMREKQYQYRQEVQKEYNQSYNDYFDQEGLAYSLQSISDTHKVALPKRG
- the opp4A gene encoding oligopeptide ABC transporter substrate-binding protein translates to MGRSNLMKALLALMLVLLVALAACSGDSDDGQSEGTDSGSDSEGSAETEGGGEGELYSIEDFSKIKTNEGEAIEGGTLNFGLVTDTAFEGTLNWNFYSGDPDAQILEWFDEALLTWDENYVYTNDGAATYEISEDGHVFTFTIGDNVNWHDGEPVTAEDWLFAHEVIGHPDYDGPRYGSDFTNIEGMEEYHAGEADTISGIKVIDDKTLEITYIQATPSLVTGSIWTYPLAKHIFGDMEVAEMSASKEVRENPIGFGPFKVESIVPGESVTMVKNEDYWRGEPNLDGVTVKVINPNVIVQELESGGVDTVSSFPVDQFPDNAEMSNVEYLGMIDRSYSYIGFKLGTWDKEKGQVVTDPDAKMADVNLRKAMWHAVDNTTVGERFYNGLRWNATTLIPPSHPEFHDESNPGVPYDPEKAKQLLDEAGYVDVNGDNLRETPDGEELVINFASMSGDEVAEPLAQYYIQAWEQVGLKVQLLDGRLQEFNSFYDRIGQNGDDDPEVDVYAAAWGVGIDVDPRGLYGRDAIFNFSRYSSDKNDELMSAGVSEDAFELENRQKVYNEWQQFMIDEVPVFPTVYRSALVPVNNRVHNYYIGDGTNMYRYDIAVTQEKPIVAE
- the opp4B gene encoding oligopeptide ABC transporter permease, translating into MWKFIVRRLFVTFPQIVILSVIIFILAQMMPGDALTGLIDPNIDPVAIEEQRERLGLNDPWYVQYTDWVKGVVQGDFGQSFRYKMPVSELIEQRMINTFWLSLLTLIFTYAMAIPLGIISGRWNDTWLDRAITGYTYIGFAAPLFITALLMVWVFGFHFGWFPTGGSVAPGLTPGTFEYFLSKLQHLLLPAFSMAVITTVSTVQYLRSEIIDTKQKDFIVTARAKGAPESRVYNRHIFRNSLLPIAAFFGYEISGLIGGSVFVESIFSFPGMGKLFLDSVLLRDYSVVTSVVLIFGIAAILGALLSDIILSIVDPRIRIK
- the asnB gene encoding asparagine synthase (glutamine-hydrolyzing) codes for the protein MCGITGFVDWKRHAHTRQAVLEKMTAALSLRGPDETNYWTFKHTGFGHKRLSVVDLEGGKQPMSKIKNGFVYTIVYNGELYNTEELRQTLLKKGYVFQTASDTEVLLTAYLEWKEDCVHYLNGIYAFGVWDEKKEQLFMSRDRLGVKPLFFCEKQEQFIFGSELKAILAHDAVESVIDREGISEIFGLGPSRTPGHGLFKGIHELRAAHSLIFSKNGLKIWRYWNMVSKPHIDSLEITAEKVRELVVDAVQRQLVADVPVSTFLSGGLDSSAITAIAADYFKETGKGTLTTFSVDYEGNDKHFQSSSFQPSSDKPWIDRMVNEFSTDHHDEIISGRELAALLKEAVDVRDQPGQADIDSSLLWFCRRIKEKTTVALSGECADEIFGGYPWFHDLSTAENGFPWMRSLDARIDLLHPEWQKKLDLKSYVQSRYQETILETPVLDGEAPEDAMRRALFYLNMQWFMAQLLDRKDRMSMGASLEVRVPYADHRIVEYVWNIPWKMKNLDGREKGILRKALEGIVPDDVLYRKKSPYPRTFQPEYTKQVVTWMETILADRNARLFEFMKREKVEAIVKSEGKEFKDPWYGQLMRGPQLIAHLCQIDYWLRKYDIKIKV
- a CDS encoding ABC transporter permease, with translation MNKVNADVQASDQVRSPSGFSILWREIVKDKVALISLILLVLTCIFVYGISLFLNQSEIVKVDLFAIHEPPNEQFLLGTDYGGRDVFGQLLIGTRNSLSIGILVTLISGTIGILLGLVSGYFGGHIDNAAMRLVDFFMVLPTLMIVIVFVTIVSDYSIWSFSLIMSSFLWMGIARLIRSKALQERELDYVHASKTLGSSNFKIMFTQVLPNLSSIIIVTMTLNLAANIGIESGLSFLGFGFPESTPSLGTLISYARNPQTLEFRWWIWLPAAILILILMLAINNVGQALKRATDARQRRG
- a CDS encoding YciI family protein; the encoded protein is MNYYAALSPMKDAEKSQQYRQDHLDYLGKLAEQGKVFAKGRFTDGTGGLVIYIAEGFEEVEEIVKNDPYVVQGARGYEIHEWTMTTDAVLPEK
- a CDS encoding ABC transporter ATP-binding protein — translated: MSNKLLEIKNLSTSFRIGDDYYAAVDDVTLTLNKNEVLGIVGESGSGKSALAFSIMRLHNRAKIEGSIMLNDQDIVNMPTANLNKLRGDDMAMIFQDPLTALNPLMEIGEQIGEALLLHNPRMSQKQRKIRVIELLNLVGIPRSEYVYEQFPHELSGGMRQRVVIAIAISNKPELLIADEPTTALDVTIQAQILDLIRKLKEEMHAGIILITHDLGVVAEMADRVAVMYAGQIVEIAEVHTLFENPLHPYTKSLLNSVPTEGQDKLHVIQGIVPSLKNLPREGCRFAARIPWIDASAHEEKPVLHEVEPGHFVRCTCHAHFYFSDESKEDEKNGVS
- the rpiA gene encoding ribose-5-phosphate isomerase RpiA; this encodes MRLTEQEQMKKAVGEKAAEFVKDGMNVGLGSGSTVYWMVRKLGELVKSGLSIEGIPSSKQTATWANEFGVPLTDFREVRELDLTIDGADEVDENHQLIKGGGAALFREKIIAQAAKELIIIVDESKMVAHLGEYPLPIEVLPFAWERTANEISKLGCVPKLRMAEDEILVTDNGNYILDCPFKKIQDPDQLNNQLKQIVGVIETGLFIDMTTKVIIGNKETVTVVE